A stretch of the Rhizomicrobium sp. genome encodes the following:
- a CDS encoding enoyl-CoA hydratase-related protein, producing the protein MTGYDAFQYVLAKLDGHVLTMTFNRPGQLNAVNGDIHGDLTQILALAAKDRDVRAIVLRGEGRAFCAGGDVGTMEGSKAAGEGPNHAERVRETLTAAKLVDEFLAVEVPIVAAVQGYAMGLGATIALLCDVLIMADDAQIADTHVNIGVVPGDGGAVLWPLMMTFGAAKWYLMTGERISGTEAVRLGLALKSVPADRLADEAHAHAAKLARLAPMAVKGTKATLNKIIRERINLVLDTGLLLEGACFISDDHKEAIAAFQQKRPGTFTGR; encoded by the coding sequence ATGACCGGTTACGACGCCTTCCAATACGTCCTCGCGAAGCTCGACGGGCACGTCCTGACCATGACGTTCAATCGTCCGGGGCAGCTCAATGCGGTGAACGGCGACATCCACGGCGACTTGACGCAGATCCTCGCGTTGGCGGCGAAGGATCGCGACGTCCGCGCCATCGTCCTGCGCGGAGAGGGCAGGGCTTTCTGTGCCGGCGGCGACGTCGGCACGATGGAAGGCTCCAAAGCCGCCGGCGAAGGACCCAATCATGCGGAGCGGGTGCGCGAAACGCTGACCGCCGCCAAGCTCGTCGACGAATTCCTCGCGGTGGAGGTGCCTATCGTCGCCGCCGTTCAGGGCTATGCGATGGGACTGGGCGCGACGATCGCGCTGCTTTGCGACGTGCTCATCATGGCTGACGACGCGCAGATCGCCGATACCCACGTGAACATCGGCGTGGTGCCCGGCGACGGCGGCGCCGTCCTGTGGCCGCTGATGATGACCTTCGGCGCCGCCAAATGGTACCTGATGACGGGCGAGCGCATCAGCGGCACGGAGGCCGTCCGCCTCGGCCTCGCGCTGAAATCCGTCCCCGCCGACAGGCTGGCCGATGAAGCGCATGCCCATGCGGCCAAGCTCGCCCGGCTGGCGCCCATGGCGGTGAAGGGGACCAAGGCCACGCTGAACAAGATCATCCGCGAGCGCATCAACCTGGTGCTCGACACGGGCCTGCTTCTCGAAGGCGCCTGCTTCATCAGCGACGACCACAAAGAAGCCATCGCCGCCTTCCAGCAGAAACGCCCTGGCACATTCACCGGACGCTGA